In Elusimicrobiota bacterium, one genomic interval encodes:
- the tuf gene encoding elongation factor Tu (EF-Tu; promotes GTP-dependent binding of aminoacyl-tRNA to the A-site of ribosomes during protein biosynthesis; when the tRNA anticodon matches the mRNA codon, GTP hydrolysis results; the inactive EF-Tu-GDP leaves the ribosome and release of GDP is promoted by elongation factor Ts; many prokaryotes have two copies of the gene encoding EF-Tu): MAKAKFERKKPHVNIGTIGHVDHGKTTLTAAITHFLSKKGLAQAKKY; encoded by the coding sequence ATGGCAAAAGCTAAGTTTGAAAGGAAGAAGCCGCACGTCAACATAGGTACGATCGGCCACGTGGACCACGGCAAGACGACGTTGACGGCGGCGATCACCCACTTTTTGTCGAAGAAGGGCTTGGCGCAGGCCAAGAAGTAC